In Nitrosophilus alvini, the following are encoded in one genomic region:
- a CDS encoding F0F1 ATP synthase subunit alpha, with the protein MRYEKLIEESFKNILQSAEEASFEPIVKKTGIISDIGDGIIDVENLDASYYELLILPHNLEALVLNISKKSIKAVVLGDYTLLNVGDEVEKSGKGISVGVGYNLLGRIIDPLGKPLDERDTPQYELKYPIESEALPFFKRDFVKEPMYTGIKIVDAMIPIGKGQRELIIGDSSTGKTSIAIDAIINQYDKDVYCVYVSIGQKKAQVARIIEELQRNEALSHTVVVAATADDSAGLKFIAPYAGSAIAEFFRDEGKDVLIVYDDLTKHADSYRMLSLLLQIPPGREAYPGDIFFVHSRLLERAGKRDIKYGGGSITALPIVETQAGKISAYIPTNLISITDGQIYLDRELFNKGFLPAIDIGKSVSRIGSKAQVPALKKMASRLKLDYSQFLEVEVFTKFGAKLEDETMNLIKKGEALRETLKQGRSVRLDMPKQAVTFFLYNNGFLEKLEIDKISDFVNEFLEYLEISYPDILTLIADTGDMDESTLSTLEKVAAQFFEEFNK; encoded by the coding sequence ATGAGATATGAAAAACTGATTGAAGAGAGTTTTAAAAACATACTTCAAAGCGCCGAAGAAGCCTCTTTTGAACCGATAGTGAAAAAAACAGGCATTATAAGCGATATAGGAGACGGCATAATAGATGTGGAAAATCTCGATGCATCCTATTATGAACTTCTGATATTGCCGCACAATCTAGAGGCACTGGTGCTTAATATCTCAAAAAAGAGTATTAAAGCTGTTGTTTTGGGAGATTATACGCTGCTCAATGTTGGCGACGAAGTAGAAAAGTCGGGCAAAGGCATTTCGGTAGGGGTAGGATATAATCTTTTAGGCCGTATAATCGATCCTTTAGGAAAGCCTCTTGATGAGAGAGATACCCCGCAGTATGAACTGAAATATCCTATTGAGTCTGAAGCCCTACCTTTTTTTAAAAGAGATTTCGTAAAAGAACCCATGTATACGGGAATAAAAATAGTGGATGCGATGATTCCGATAGGAAAAGGACAAAGAGAGCTCATAATAGGTGACAGTTCTACAGGAAAAACATCTATTGCCATTGATGCGATAATAAACCAGTATGACAAAGATGTTTACTGTGTATATGTCTCAATAGGGCAGAAAAAAGCACAGGTTGCAAGAATTATCGAAGAGCTGCAAAGAAACGAGGCTTTAAGCCATACTGTTGTAGTAGCTGCAACTGCGGATGACAGTGCTGGACTCAAATTTATAGCTCCCTATGCCGGATCAGCTATAGCCGAATTTTTCAGAGACGAGGGAAAAGATGTACTGATCGTTTATGATGATCTTACGAAACATGCCGATTCATACAGAATGCTCTCTTTACTTCTACAGATTCCTCCAGGAAGAGAGGCCTATCCGGGAGATATATTTTTTGTTCACTCTAGACTTCTTGAAAGAGCAGGCAAAAGAGATATCAAATACGGAGGTGGTTCTATCACTGCACTTCCCATAGTAGAAACGCAGGCAGGCAAAATATCGGCATATATCCCGACAAATCTTATATCTATAACCGATGGACAGATATATTTGGACAGAGAGCTTTTCAACAAGGGTTTTCTTCCGGCTATCGATATTGGAAAATCTGTATCAAGAATTGGTTCCAAAGCACAGGTGCCGGCTCTTAAAAAAATGGCTTCCAGACTGAAACTGGACTATTCTCAGTTTTTGGAAGTAGAAGTTTTTACAAAATTCGGGGCAAAGTTGGAAGATGAAACAATGAATCTTATAAAAAAAGGGGAGGCTCTCAGAGAAACTTTGAAACAGGGACGATCCGTGCGTCTTGATATGCCAAAACAGGCTGTTACGTTTTTCCTTTATAACAACGGTTTTCTTGAAAAGCTTGAAATTGACAAAATCAGTGATTTTGTTAACGAATTTTTGGAATATCTGGAGATAAGCTATCCCGACATTCTTACTCTTATAGCAGATACGGGTGATATGGATGAGAGCACACTTTCAACTCTTGAAAAAGTTGCCGCTCAGTTTTTTGAGGAGTTTAACAAGTGA
- the atpE gene encoding ATP synthase F0 subunit C gives MDSLTIIVAVSIFTAGITIAIGGYGPSRGEGDALTKAIETIGRQPESASEITKLLFVGMAMVESVAIYSLVISLIILFANPLIKLVVQ, from the coding sequence ATGGATAGTTTGACGATAATTGTGGCAGTTTCGATATTTACAGCAGGCATAACTATTGCAATTGGAGGATACGGCCCTTCAAGAGGAGAAGGCGATGCTTTGACAAAAGCGATAGAGACCATAGGAAGACAACCCGAATCGGCCAGTGAGATAACAAAACTGCTTTTTGTGGGAATGGCGATGGTGGAATCTGTTGCCATATATTCGCTTGTTATATCGCTGATTATACTTTTTGCAAATCCTTTGATAAAACTTGTGGTGCAGTAG
- a CDS encoding F0F1 ATP synthase subunit delta has translation MFDWWSFGFQLINFFVVLFILYRLLFRPVKNIIEKRERYIKDKIEEIEKKEKEVQKLLEEYKKRVKEAEELKKRAIKEAKEEALKEKKRILKEAKEEAAKEFEKTKAILLEEENRILQNIKKRSREFAILYTENLLSSIADENLHKITVKKFIKKLSSESFKELEQIKKKIQKRECKAEIISAFGLDSSEQEEILSKLEEILGCSGFDIESKTDPSLIAGVKIRIEGLSLDGSLRGMVEKIAESIGKEK, from the coding sequence ATGTTTGACTGGTGGAGTTTCGGCTTTCAGCTTATAAACTTTTTCGTAGTTCTGTTTATTTTGTACAGACTTCTTTTCAGACCTGTGAAAAATATCATTGAAAAAAGAGAGAGATATATCAAAGATAAAATTGAAGAGATAGAAAAGAAAGAGAAAGAGGTCCAAAAATTACTTGAAGAGTATAAAAAAAGAGTCAAAGAGGCTGAGGAGCTTAAAAAAAGAGCAATAAAAGAGGCAAAAGAGGAGGCTCTCAAAGAGAAAAAGAGAATATTGAAAGAGGCAAAAGAGGAAGCAGCAAAAGAGTTTGAAAAGACAAAAGCGATTCTTCTTGAAGAGGAAAACAGAATTTTGCAAAATATTAAAAAAAGGTCCAGAGAGTTTGCTATTCTTTACACCGAAAATCTTTTGAGCAGCATTGCAGATGAAAATCTCCATAAAATCACGGTGAAAAAGTTTATCAAAAAATTATCTTCCGAGAGCTTTAAAGAACTGGAACAGATAAAAAAGAAGATTCAAAAAAGAGAGTGCAAAGCCGAAATCATTTCTGCTTTTGGGCTTGATTCCTCCGAACAAGAAGAGATTTTATCCAAACTTGAAGAGATTTTGGGATGCAGCGGGTTTGATATAGAATCAAAAACAGACCCGTCTCTTATAGCAGGTGTGAAAATAAGAATCGAAGGTTTGAGTCTGGACGGTTCACTCAGAGGAATGGTTGAAAAGATTGCAGAATCGATCGGAAAAGAGAAATGA
- a CDS encoding AtpZ/AtpI family protein: MLQKWRKKGLFWGTLAAVGAVGWMIVLPAVMGGYAGRYIDEKYNSPGNISWSITLLLLGLAIGLYSVWRFFFYKK, encoded by the coding sequence TTGTTACAGAAATGGAGAAAAAAAGGCCTCTTTTGGGGAACATTGGCAGCTGTCGGTGCAGTGGGATGGATGATAGTACTTCCTGCAGTCATGGGTGGATATGCCGGCAGATATATCGACGAAAAATACAACTCACCCGGAAATATCTCCTGGTCTATCACTCTGCTCCTTCTTGGTCTGGCAATCGGCCTCTATTCTGTATGGAGATTCTTTTTTTATAAAAAATGA
- a CDS encoding ATP synthase subunit I — MNGYTLFIFGALLSLLYFYHLYLQLKLLKSKKRNIFFSFSFRFVLLSVILGWLFYSYEISALYSAAGFITGRFVAIRLIKLS; from the coding sequence ATGAACGGATATACTCTTTTTATCTTCGGAGCACTCCTCTCTTTGCTCTATTTTTATCATCTCTATCTACAACTAAAACTTTTGAAATCAAAAAAGAGAAATATTTTCTTTTCCTTCTCTTTCAGATTTGTTCTTCTATCTGTAATTTTGGGCTGGCTTTTTTACAGTTATGAAATATCTGCTCTATATTCGGCTGCAGGATTTATAACTGGAAGATTTGTAGCTATCAGGCTTATAAAACTATCTTAA
- the atpD gene encoding F0F1 ATP synthase subunit beta — translation MYGTVTALSANVCDIYFEQSLPEIFEALVIEMPDRKIFLETQRQIDSNNVRALALGFLQDVKAGMKVKRLFSPIKVPVGNKVLGRVLNIFGEPIDAKPADFDEFEPARKSSPAVSRLEGTIKVYETGIKIIDLLAPFILGGKIGLFGGAGVGKTVLLMEFIYKSISLYQGISVFAGVGERVREGHELYHEMIDSNVLEKTVMIFGQMNEAPGIRYLAPMTALTISEYFRDKEQKDVLLLIDNIYRFIQAGQEVSTLLGRIPSKVGYQPTLSNEIAELEERIASTKDGSITSVQAVYVPADDITDPGVAAVFSHLDTSVILSRERAAKGFYPAIDPLASHSKLLDPAIVGSDHYETAKAVKEALSKYKELQDIIAMLGIEQLSPEDRLTVMRARKLEKFLTQPFFVTEAFTGRKGKNVTLSETINGCRKILSGEMDDIDEHSFYMIGSVDEAKI, via the coding sequence ATGTACGGAACTGTCACTGCACTTAGTGCAAATGTGTGTGATATATACTTTGAACAGAGCCTGCCGGAAATTTTTGAAGCTCTTGTTATTGAGATGCCTGATAGAAAAATATTCCTTGAAACTCAAAGACAGATAGATTCAAACAATGTAAGAGCCCTGGCACTCGGTTTTTTGCAAGATGTTAAAGCCGGTATGAAAGTAAAAAGACTTTTTTCACCGATAAAAGTACCTGTAGGAAACAAAGTCTTAGGTAGGGTGCTGAATATTTTCGGAGAGCCTATAGATGCAAAACCTGCTGACTTTGATGAGTTTGAACCTGCCAGAAAAAGCTCCCCTGCAGTTTCCAGACTCGAAGGAACAATAAAAGTCTATGAAACCGGAATCAAGATAATAGATCTGCTTGCACCTTTTATACTTGGCGGTAAAATCGGCCTGTTCGGAGGAGCAGGAGTCGGTAAAACAGTTCTGCTTATGGAATTTATTTACAAATCGATCTCTCTTTATCAGGGGATTTCGGTTTTTGCAGGTGTGGGAGAAAGAGTTAGAGAAGGGCATGAACTATATCACGAAATGATAGACTCAAATGTTCTTGAAAAAACTGTTATGATTTTCGGACAAATGAATGAAGCCCCCGGTATCAGGTACCTGGCCCCTATGACTGCCCTGACAATAAGCGAATACTTCAGAGACAAAGAGCAAAAAGATGTTCTTCTTTTGATAGATAACATTTATAGATTTATACAGGCTGGACAGGAGGTTTCCACACTTCTTGGAAGAATACCGTCGAAGGTGGGCTATCAGCCTACACTTTCAAATGAAATTGCCGAACTTGAAGAGAGAATCGCTTCTACAAAAGATGGCTCTATAACATCGGTACAAGCAGTTTACGTACCCGCTGACGATATAACCGACCCAGGAGTTGCCGCAGTTTTTTCACACCTGGACACATCCGTGATACTTTCCAGAGAAAGAGCGGCAAAAGGATTTTATCCGGCCATCGACCCTCTCGCCTCACACTCAAAACTTCTTGACCCTGCAATCGTAGGAAGCGACCATTATGAAACCGCAAAAGCTGTCAAAGAGGCTCTGTCAAAATATAAAGAACTTCAGGATATCATTGCAATGCTGGGAATCGAACAGCTAAGCCCCGAAGACAGACTAACCGTCATGAGAGCAAGAAAACTGGAAAAATTCCTTACACAGCCCTTTTTCGTTACGGAAGCTTTTACGGGACGAAAAGGAAAAAATGTAACGCTTTCAGAAACCATCAACGGCTGCAGAAAAATATTGTCCGGAGAGATGGATGATATAGACGAACACTCTTTTTATATGATAGGATCAGTCGATGAAGCCAAAATTTGA
- a CDS encoding Sua5/YciO/YrdC/YwlC family protein, with protein sequence MGIGNYRGNILDPRKVYLVQTDTTVGFLSQNRKRLSEIKNRPVEKPFLISVDSFKPLKKFARVPKKFKKRVRRAKKTTFVYPNGKAVRVVRDDRHISFLKKFGWMYSTSANRSGKRFEREFAFEKADVIVEDQRGFFEGKASEILRLSQRKIKKLR encoded by the coding sequence TTGGGAATTGGGAATTATAGAGGGAATATATTAGATCCCAGGAAAGTCTATCTGGTTCAGACCGACACAACAGTCGGTTTTTTGTCTCAGAACAGAAAGAGACTCTCCGAGATTAAAAACAGGCCTGTTGAAAAACCTTTTTTGATCTCGGTTGATAGTTTCAAACCCCTCAAAAAGTTTGCAAGAGTTCCCAAAAAATTTAAAAAACGGGTCCGAAGAGCTAAAAAAACCACATTTGTATACCCAAACGGCAAAGCGGTCCGTGTGGTGCGAGACGACAGACATATCTCTTTTTTAAAAAAATTCGGATGGATGTATTCCACTTCTGCAAACAGGAGCGGAAAAAGATTTGAAAGAGAGTTTGCTTTTGAAAAAGCAGACGTAATAGTGGAAGACCAAAGAGGTTTTTTTGAAGGAAAAGCCTCCGAAATTTTGAGACTCTCACAAAGAAAAATCAAAAAATTAAGATAG
- a CDS encoding F0F1 ATP synthase subunit A — protein MNESIASVELFKIQIGSVSIPVTESVVTAWGVIVFIAIVSFLLTRKLRVLNPSKIQIAVEGVVEAIYGALKSASPINAWDLVPLIGTMWIYIGMLNLIGIIPYLHNPTKDLSTTAALATVAFLSIHYYGIKYSGLKNYLKKYTEPVFILLPLNIFGDISRIFAMAIRLFGNMLSWELIIAILLLLAGFLVPVPMMLLSIVGDVIQAYLFGMLTFIFILGGIKAETKNIKENENG, from the coding sequence ATGAATGAAAGCATTGCCTCCGTCGAACTTTTTAAAATTCAGATAGGCTCAGTAAGCATACCTGTAACAGAAAGTGTTGTTACAGCGTGGGGAGTTATTGTTTTCATTGCCATTGTCTCTTTTTTGCTTACAAGAAAACTTCGTGTTCTAAATCCGTCGAAAATACAGATAGCAGTGGAAGGAGTGGTAGAAGCGATATATGGAGCTTTGAAATCCGCTTCGCCGATAAACGCCTGGGACCTTGTTCCTCTTATAGGTACTATGTGGATATATATAGGTATGCTCAATCTCATAGGAATTATCCCCTATCTGCATAATCCTACAAAAGATTTGAGTACTACGGCAGCTCTTGCGACTGTTGCTTTTTTATCCATTCACTATTACGGTATAAAATATTCGGGACTTAAAAACTATCTGAAAAAGTATACTGAGCCTGTTTTTATACTTTTGCCTCTGAATATTTTCGGAGATATCTCCAGAATCTTCGCTATGGCGATAAGGCTTTTCGGAAATATGCTAAGCTGGGAACTTATCATTGCGATACTTTTACTTCTGGCCGGATTTTTGGTCCCTGTTCCCATGATGCTTTTAAGTATTGTCGGCGATGTTATACAGGCATATCTTTTCGGAATGCTCACATTCATCTTTATACTCGGCGGTATAAAAGCGGAGACAAAAAATATCAAGGAGAATGAAAATGGATAG